A section of the Alkalihalobacillus sp. LMS39 genome encodes:
- a CDS encoding superoxide dismutase — protein sequence MQEYKRELQVWLQEMKETYMSDSELRQANDDGLLEKIEALEAAFDKEEEDLEELYVAAMDVYKEWSREEEDEREERKDMKQMLGLEKSGGRVPIGGHTLPPLPYDYGALEPYISKEIMRLHHTKHHQSYVDGLNKAEKELEKSRKTGDFELVKHWERELAFHGAGHYLHTIFWNVMCPRGGGVATRDIGNQINLDFGSFDQFKKHFSEAAKNVEGVGWTILVWAPRSHRLEILTAEKHQNLSQWDVIPLLPLDVWEHAYYLQYKNEREEYIKNWWNVVSWSHVNDRFSEAKKVKWTPY from the coding sequence GTGCAAGAATATAAACGTGAACTACAAGTATGGCTACAGGAAATGAAAGAAACGTATATGAGCGATTCAGAGTTGCGTCAAGCGAATGATGATGGTTTGTTAGAGAAAATCGAGGCATTAGAGGCTGCGTTTGATAAAGAGGAAGAAGACCTTGAGGAATTATATGTGGCTGCCATGGACGTTTATAAAGAATGGTCAAGAGAAGAGGAAGATGAGCGCGAAGAAAGAAAAGATATGAAACAGATGTTAGGACTAGAGAAATCAGGGGGAAGGGTTCCAATTGGAGGACATACATTACCACCTTTACCATATGATTATGGAGCACTAGAGCCGTATATCTCCAAAGAAATTATGCGATTACATCATACTAAGCACCATCAAAGTTATGTGGACGGCTTAAATAAAGCGGAAAAAGAATTAGAAAAAAGCCGAAAAACAGGGGATTTTGAGCTAGTAAAACATTGGGAAAGAGAATTAGCGTTCCACGGGGCTGGTCATTATTTACACACCATTTTTTGGAATGTCATGTGTCCTCGTGGAGGTGGGGTCGCGACTAGAGACATAGGCAACCAAATTAATCTAGATTTTGGAAGTTTTGATCAGTTTAAAAAACACTTTTCAGAAGCTGCGAAAAATGTAGAAGGGGTTGGATGGACAATTCTTGTTTGGGCTCCTCGATCTCATCGTTTAGAAATTTTAACTGCGGAAAAACATCAAAATTTAAGCCAATGGGATGTTATACCGTTACTTCCTCTAGATGTATGGGAGCATGCATATTATTTACAGTACAAAAACGAGCGAGAAGAATACATTAAAAATTGGTGGAATGTCGTAAGTTGGTCTCATGTCAATGACCGGTTTTCAGAAGCCAAAAAAGTAAAGTGGACGCCTTATTAA
- a CDS encoding DUF2935 domain-containing protein: protein MKSFVETALFEHHFWLQVLGDHARFIYDTLSPREEEHVATAKDFIETFDNLLSRSKQPMTREQLLQLTKEADMYAKEIREFKLTIIKEHLVGDVVIELTPTFLNHMVNEVEEYIRILPYLLNEETPPACHPLHHHLVWLLDAAGHADGISGSLDMVEKKLLEKSQDFTKTFEQFYIKAVEMAGYLRANVDKFPALDRFNEQVHLEIILFKNFLDELEELEMTNRVLGTLQELMADHMAREECYYLMKLAESTELQEPNCDPTSQRSDW, encoded by the coding sequence ATGAAAAGCTTTGTGGAAACAGCATTATTTGAACATCATTTTTGGTTACAAGTATTAGGAGATCATGCTAGGTTTATTTATGATACATTATCTCCAAGAGAAGAAGAGCATGTCGCAACAGCGAAGGACTTTATCGAAACGTTTGATAATCTTCTTTCTCGTTCAAAGCAACCGATGACAAGAGAACAACTATTACAACTTACAAAAGAAGCAGATATGTACGCAAAAGAAATCCGAGAATTTAAATTAACTATCATAAAGGAACATTTAGTCGGTGACGTTGTGATCGAACTCACTCCAACCTTCTTAAACCATATGGTTAATGAAGTGGAAGAGTATATTAGAATTTTGCCATACTTATTAAACGAAGAAACTCCACCCGCATGTCACCCACTTCATCACCATCTCGTATGGCTTTTAGATGCAGCTGGTCATGCAGATGGAATCTCCGGTTCATTGGATATGGTTGAAAAGAAGCTTCTAGAAAAAAGTCAAGATTTCACTAAGACCTTTGAACAATTTTATATAAAAGCCGTTGAAATGGCAGGGTATTTACGAGCAAATGTTGACAAATTTCCGGCACTAGATCGCTTTAATGAGCAAGTTCATCTAGAAATTATCCTTTTTAAAAACTTTTTAGATGAATTAGAGGAACTAGAAATGACAAACCGCGTCCTCGGTACATTACAAGAATTGATGGCCGATCATATGGCACGGGAAGAATGTTATTATTTAATGAAACTAGCAGAGTCTACTGAATTACAAGAGCCAAACTGTGATCCAACTTCTCAACGTTCAGATTGGTAG
- a CDS encoding DUF3907 family protein, which translates to MGNTLVQNQLTLAHDTLLEICSKLSHFLDETTLTDIIYDSTGDEEYFKSVLSSLRRVLVFCEEGKEASEIILNGKTFRKVAAEKTLFWIYHHCIEEFFNPRVDNWYEDSRSAYTGKNAIHFSKQVPTSLKDVMKAIEGPFQTIREELEYYETDFQTKMIQTK; encoded by the coding sequence ATGGGAAATACTTTGGTTCAAAACCAATTAACATTAGCGCATGATACGTTATTAGAAATATGCAGCAAGCTTAGTCATTTTTTAGACGAAACAACGTTAACAGACATTATTTACGACTCTACCGGTGATGAAGAATACTTTAAATCCGTGTTATCGTCATTACGTCGTGTTCTTGTTTTTTGTGAAGAAGGTAAAGAAGCAAGTGAAATTATTTTAAATGGAAAAACATTTCGAAAAGTAGCCGCTGAAAAAACATTATTTTGGATTTATCATCACTGCATTGAGGAGTTTTTTAATCCACGAGTTGATAATTGGTATGAAGACAGCCGTTCAGCGTATACAGGGAAAAATGCGATTCATTTCTCAAAGCAAGTTCCTACGTCTTTAAAAGATGTAATGAAAGCTATTGAAGGGCCATTTCAAACGATTCGTGAAGAATTAGAGTACTATGAAACAGATTTCCAAACGAAAATGATCCAAACAAAATAA
- the scpB gene encoding SMC-Scp complex subunit ScpB: MTLKELKGVIEGLLFAAGDEGLTCKQIAEVMEIEEMTIMNVLSELMVSYQKKDRGIQLVEVAGTYQLATKREHADFFKRLAYSPTHTGLSQAALETLAIIAYKQPITRIEVEEVRGVKSEKSIQTLVTKLLIKEVGRVDGTGRAILYGTTKEFLDYFGLNTIENLPPLPEAIDELAVEEEADLFFKKFEETLDGVNK, encoded by the coding sequence TTGACGTTGAAAGAACTTAAGGGAGTCATTGAAGGATTGTTATTTGCGGCTGGAGACGAAGGGCTCACATGCAAACAAATTGCAGAAGTCATGGAAATAGAAGAAATGACAATCATGAATGTTCTCTCAGAATTGATGGTCTCTTATCAAAAAAAGGATAGAGGCATACAACTAGTTGAAGTAGCTGGGACTTATCAGCTTGCGACAAAGCGTGAGCACGCAGACTTTTTTAAACGATTAGCTTATTCGCCAACACATACAGGGTTATCCCAAGCTGCACTAGAAACACTAGCAATTATCGCTTATAAACAACCAATAACAAGGATTGAGGTAGAAGAAGTTCGTGGAGTAAAATCAGAAAAATCGATACAAACATTAGTAACAAAATTATTAATAAAAGAAGTAGGTCGTGTTGACGGAACAGGTCGAGCGATTTTATACGGTACGACAAAAGAGTTTCTCGATTATTTTGGGTTAAACACAATTGAGAATCTTCCTCCTTTACCAGAAGCGATTGATGAGTTGGCGGTGGAGGAAGAAGCGGATTTATTCTTTAAAAAGTTTGAAGAAACATTAGATGGGGTAAATAAATAA